The DNA region CGTGGGGCCGCTCCTCGATCGCGAAGCGCCAGCAGGTGATGTTCGCCTTCCGTGAGCTGCTCAACGCCCGCAAGGACGAGCTCGCCGAGATCCTCACCGCCGAGCACGGCAAGGTCCTCGCCGACGCGGCCGGGGAGATCGCCCGCGGCCTCGAGGTCGTCGAGTTCGCGTGCAGCATGCCGCACCTGACCAAGGGCGGCTACTCGCTCGGGGTCTCCACCGACGTCGACGTCTTCTCGCTCAAGGAGCCGCTCGGCGTGGTCGGGGTGATCAGCCCGTTCAACTTCCCGGCGATGGTGCCGATGTGGTTCTTCCCGATCGCCATCGCGACCGGCAACACGGTGGTGCTGAAGCCGAGCGAGAAGGACCCGAGCGCGGCCAACTGGATGGCCGCGCTGCTGACCGAGGCCGGCCTGCCCGACGGTGTCCTCAACGTGGTGCACGGCGACAAGGAGGCGGTCGACGCCCTGCTGGAGCACCCCGAGGTCGCCTCGATCTCCTTCGTCGGCTCCACCCCGATCGCCCGCTACGTCTACGAGCACGGCACCGCGCACGGCAAGCGGGTGCAGGCGCTCGGTGGCGCGAAGAACCACATGCTGGTGCTGCCCGACGCCGACCTCGACCTGGTCGCCGACGCGGCGGTCAACGCGGGCTTCGGCTCCGCCGGCGAGCGCTGCATGGCGATCTCGGTGCTGGTCGCCGTGGACCCGATCGGCGACGAGCTGATCGACAAGATCCGATCCCGGATGGGCGGTCTGGTCACCGGCGACGGTCGTCGCGGCTGCGACATGGGGCCGCTGATCACCCGCGAGCACCGGGACAAGGTGGCCGGCTACCTCGACGTCGCCACCACCGACGGGGCGGCGGTCGTGGTGGACGGCCGGGAGGCGACCTTCGACGGAGCCGACGACGGCTTCTGGCTCGGCCCCACCCTGATCGACCACGTACCGACCACCTCGACGGTCTACACCGACGAGATCTTCGGGCCGGTGCTCTCGGTGGTGCGGGTGAGCTCGTACGACGAGGGCGTCGCGCTGGTCAACGGCACGCCGTACGGCAACGGCACCGCGATCTTCACCAACGACGGCGGCGCCGCACGACGGTTCATGCTCGACGCGGAAATCGGGATGGTGGGCATCAACGTGCCGATCCCAGTGCCGGTCGCCTACCACTCCTTCGGCGGCTGGAAGGCATCGCTCTTCGGTGACGCCAAGGCCTACGGCCCGCACGGCGTGGACTTCTTCACCCGGGAGAAGGCGGTCACCTCGCGGTGGCTCGACCCCAGCCACGGGGGCATCAACCTGGGCTTCCCGCAGAACACCTGAGCCGATCGGGGACACGGGTCGGCGTCGCCCCGGGGCCAGGGGGAGGTCCGGGCGACGCCGACCCGGCTCGGCCGGGTGCAGGTGACCGGTCGGCGGGGCGGTGGTGACCGCTCGGCCGGGTGCAGGTGACCGGTCGGCGGGGTGGTGGTGACCGGTCGGCGATCCGAACGGCCGCTAGGGTCGCCCTCGTGAGCTCCACCAGCACCGCGCCGTCCGCACCTCGCGTCCTCGTCACCGGCGCCGCTCGAGGGCTCGGCGCCGCACTGGCCGCCGCCTGGGAGGAGCGCGGCGCGGTGGTGCTGCGCACCGACCGCGACGACGCCGCGGTGGGTCAGGGGGTCCACCGGCTCGACGTCACCAGCGAGGCCGACTGGTCGGCCGTCCGCGACCACGTCGAGTCCACCTGGGGTGGGCTGGACGTGCTGGTCAACAACGCCGGTGTGGCCGGCGGCGGTCGGCTCGACGTGGCCACGATCGCGGAGTGGCAGCGGCTGGTGGAGATCAACCTGCTCGGCGCGGTCCGGGGGACCGCCACCTTCACCCCGCTGCTCAAGCGGCAGCGCAGCGGCCGGATCGTCAACGTCGCCTCCCTGGCCGGCCTGGTGCACCCGGCCGGGATGGCGGCGTACAACGCGACCAAGGCGGCCGTCGTCGCGCTGACCGAGACCACCGGACACGAGCTCGCCGGCTACGGCGTCACTGCGCACGTGGTCTGTCCGTCCTACTTCCGGACCGGGCTGATGGACGGCGCGGAGGGCACCGACACCGCACTGACCGGCGTGGTCACCCAGCTGGTCGAGAACGCGCGTCTGGGGCCGGACGAGATCGCGTCCGCGGTGCTCGCCGGGCTCGACGCCGGCGACGAGCTGATCCTGCCCGACCCCGACGCCCGGGCGGCGTACGGGCTGAAGCGGTCCGACCGCGCCGGCTACGACCGGACGATGCGCGCCCAGGCCGCCAAGCTCGCCGCCCTGACCCACCACGAGGAGACCCGATGAACGACACCGCCCGCGAGGAGTCGCGCCCGGTCCGCGACGAGGACGCGTTCGACGTCCCGGCGCTCGCCGCGTGGCTGGACCGCGGCCCGATCGACGAGGTGCGCCAGTTCCCCGGCGGCGCCTCCAACCTGACCTACCTGCTGCGGATGGCCGACGGGCAGGAGCTGATCCTGCGGCGCCCGCCGACCGGGACCAAGGCGAAGGGCGCCCACGACATGGGTCGTGAGTACCGGCTCCAGGCCGGGCTGGCGCCGTACTTCGACAAGGTCGCGCCGATGGTCGCGTACGCCGACGACGCGCAGAGCCCGCTGGGGGCCGAGCTCTACGTGATGGAGCGGGTGGCCGGTGTCATCCCGCGCAAGGAGTTCGGGTTCGAGGTGTCCACCCGGCAGGCCTCCGACCTGTGCCGCGCCTACCTGGACACCCTGGTCGACCTGCACGCCCTGGACGTCGCCGAGGTGCCGGTGCTCACCGAGCTCGCCAAGGGCGAGGGCTACGTCGAGCGCCAGATGACCGGTTGGGTACGACGCTTCGAGGCCGCCCGCACCGACGACACCGGCGACTGGTCCGATGTCATCGGCTGGCTCCGGGCGCACCAGCCGGCCGACGTCGCCCAGTGCCTGGTGCACAACGACTACCGCTTCGACAACATGGTCCTCGATGCCGACGACCCGACCCGGATCGTGGCGCTGCTGGACTGGGAGCTGGCCACCGTCGGCGACCCGCTCATGGAGCTGGGCAACTGCCTGACCTACTGGGTGCAGCCCGACGACGACGATTTCCTGCTGGCGCTGCGCCGACAGCCGACGACGACCCCGGGGATGTGGACCCGCGACCAGCTGGTCGGCTACTACCTGGAGCGGACCGGGTACGACCCGTCGCCGGAGGCGCTGGTGTTCTACGAGGTCTTCGGGCAGTTCCGGCTCGCGGTGATCGCGCAGCAGATCTACTACCGCTACTTCCACGGGCAGACCACCAACGAGGCCCATGCCGGCTTCGGTGCGGCGGTCGGCTACCTGGAGGCGCGCAGCCGCCGCACGCTGGGCGGGGCCTGATCGATGGGCGTGCTGCACCTGGTCCGGCACGGCCAGGCGTCCTTCGGGTCCGACGACTACGACGTGCTCTCCGACGCCGGGCACCAGCAGGCTCGGGTGCTGGGCGCCTGGCTCGCCGCCCACGGGCCGGCGCCGGCGACGGTGGTGCACGGTGGGCTGCGCCGGCACCGGGAGACCTGGGCCGGGACCCTGGAGGGTGCCGGGTGGGCGGGGGTGCCGGACGCCCTGGTGGCCAGCGACTGGGACGAGTTCGACTTCCAGGCGGTGCTCGCCCGCTACTCGGGGCTGACCGACGACCTCCTCGCCGACGACGTCGACCGGCGGGAGTTCCAGGCCTACTTCGAGCGGGCCACGGGCCACTGGATCGGGCACACCGAGGAGGGCGAGGCCGGCTACGACGAGTCGTTCTCCGCGTTCGTGGAGCGGTCCCGACGCGCGCTGCGGGCGGCCGCCCGTCTCGACGGTCCGGTGGTCGCGGTGACCTCGGGCGGGGTGATCGCGGCCCTCGCGGCGGTGCTGCTGAGCTCCGGTGACCCGGAGGCGGCACCGGACCTGCCGACCGTCGGCACGCTGTGGGAGCGACTGAACACGGTGGTGGTGAACACCTCGGTCACCCGGGTGCTGCTCGGTGCGACCGGAGCACGGCTGCTCACCTTCAACGAGCACCCCCACCTCCCCCGGGAGCTGCGCACCTACCGCTGATCCTGCAGCCGGGTGCGCGGGCGCGGGCCCGGGGACCGGCAGGGAGCGGGAGATCGTCCGCAGCTCCGGGAGGTCGGCCGTGTTTCCGCCGCGCAACGTCGCGAAGGCGACGGTGATCTTGCGGCGTGTGGGGCTTGACGCGGCCCATCCTCAGGGGTTGGGTGTGCCGAGGCGGCACCCCGGCCGTCGGCATCTTCTCGAGGAGTTCCATCGATGCGTTTCTCCGAAAGTGGCGTAGCCGGGCTGCGCCACGGCGACCGCTCCCGCCGCACCCGTGTCCTGCCCGCCCTCGCCGCCTCGGTGGCCGGCGTGGTCGGACTGTCGATGCTGGGAGCGCCGGCGCTGGCCGAGCCGGACGGCGCCGCGACCGCCGGTCCGGGCGCCGACGACGGCGGTCTGAGCGGCACCGCGGACGACTTCCAGGAGTTCAAGGCCGGCCGCTACCTGGTGATGATGTCGGCGCCGCCGGCGACGGGATACGCGAAGACCCGGGTGCGCGGCGACCGCTCGTTCAACTCCCGGACCGCGGCGGTGCGCGCCTACAGCAACCGCCTGACCGCGAGCCACGACGACCTCGCCGACGACCTCGGGTTCGACGTGGAGCGCAACTTCACCATCGCGGCCAACGGCTTCGTGGCCGACCTGACCGCCGACCAGGCCACCGAGCTGGCCGGCGAGCGCGAGGTGCTCCTGGTGGAGAAGGACTCGATCGTCGAGGCCGACACCTGGAACACCCCCGACCACCTCGGCCTCGACGGCAAGCAGGGCATGTGGAAGAAGTTCGGCGGCTACAAGAACGCCGGTGACGGCGTGGTCGTCGGCATCATCGACTCCGGCATCTGGCCCGAGTCGAAGTCCTTCGCGGGCGCCCCGCTGACCAAGGGGCAGCGCACCAAGTGGGACATCGCCCGGGTCGGCAGCAAGGTCCGGATGGAGAAGGCCGACGGCCAGCTCTTCACCGGTGAGTGCGAGGCCGGTGAGGAGTTCACTGCCGACCTCTGCAACCGCAAGCTGATCACCGCCCGCTACTTCGTCGACGGCTACGGCGAGGACCGGCTGCTCGACGAGGACTACCTCTCGCCGCGCGACGGCAACGGCCACGGCAGCCACACCGCCAGCACCGCCGCCGGCAACCACGGTGTCGGTGCCCGGGTCGAAGGCGTCCGGTTCGGCAGGATCTCCGGCATGGCCCCGGCGGCCAAGATCGCCAGCTACAAGGCCCTGTGGGCGACCGAGGACGGTTCGGCCTCCGGCGCGACCAGCGACCTGGTCTCCGCGATCGACCAGGCCGTCGCCGACGGGGTCGACGTGATCAACTACTCGATCTCCGGGTCCACCGACACCACGCTGGAGTCCGCGGAGCTCGCCTTCGAGGGCGCGGCCGAGGCCGGCATCTTCGTCGCCGCCTCCGCCGGCAACAGCGGCCCCGAGGCATCGACCGTGGCGCACAACAGCCCCTGGCTGACCACCGTCGCGGCGAACACCCACACCAGCTTCGAGAACACGCTGCAGCTGGGCAACGGCACGAAGATCGTCGGCGCCTCGATCGCCAAGGAAGCACTCGGCTCGACGCCCCTGGTCGACGCGATGACGGTCGGCAACGGCTCCACCACCGACGCCGACACGGCGCTGTGCGCCCCGGACAGCCTGGACCCGGCGGCCGTCGCCGGGAAGATCGTGGTCTGTGAGCGCGGCACCTACGACCGGGTGGCCAAGAGCGAGGAGGTGGAGCGCGCCGGCGGCGTCGGGATGGTCCTGGCGAACGTCAGCGAGGGCAGCCTGGACGCGGACTTCCACGCGGTGCCGACGATCCACGTCTCCCACACCGACTCGCCGAAGGTCTACAACTACCTGGAGCGCGCCGGGGACGGAGCCACCGCCAAGTTCCTGCTGGGCAACAAGACCGGGAAGACCACGGTGGTCCCGCAGATCGCCGGGTTCTCCTCCCGCGGCCCGGCCGCCTCGGACAACGGTGACCTGCTGAAGCCGGACATCTCCGCGCCGGGCGTCAGCGTGCTCGCGGCGGTCGCCCCGCCGTCCAACTCGGGCCGCAACTTCGACCTCTACTCCGGCACGTCGATGTCGGCCCCGCACGTGGCCGGACTCGCCGCGTTCATGCTGGGCGAGCGGCCGACCTGGTCGCCGATGAAGATCAAGTCGGCGATGATGACCACCGCGACCAGCCTGCGCACCGAGGACGGCAAGGCGTCCCGCGACCTCTTCGCGCAGGGCTCCGGCGAGGTCACCCCGAAGCGGATGTTCAACCCCGGGCTGTTCGTGCTCTCCGACGGTCGGCAGTGGCGCGGCTACCTGGCCGGCCTCGGCCTGGACACCGGCGTGGCGCCGGTCGCGGCGAAGGACGTCAACGTGCCCTCGCTGGCCCAGGGCTACGTGATGAGCGAGACCTCGTTCACCCGCACCTTCACCGCGACCCGCAAGGGCACCTGGCGGATCAAGGTGAACGTGCCCGGCTTCAAGGCGACCACCAGCAAGTCGCAGGTGGTCTCCCGGCGTACCAACGACCTGGAGCAGGTGAAGTTCTCCTTCCAGCGCACCACCGCCCCGCTCAGCGAGTACGCGTTCGGCTACATCACCCTGACCGGCCCGACCACGGTCCGGCTGCCGGTCGCGCTGCGGCCGGTGTCGGTCAAGGCGCCGAGCTCGGTCCAGGGCAGCGGCGTGGACGGCAACGCGCAGGTGGACATCACCGGCGGCTTCGACGGTGAGCTCCAGGCGTCGACCCAGGGCCTGGTCCAGGGCCAGGTCGACGAGGGCACGGTCCCCGAGGGCGCCTACACCCTGGCCTGCGTGACCATCGGCGAGGGCAACGAGCTGGCGCAGTTCGACCTGGTCGCCCCCGACCCGGCCAGCGACCTGGACATGGCGATCTACGCGTCCGGCTCGTGCAACCCGGCCGACATCACCGCCCTGGCCGGCGAGGCCGCGACGCCGTCGTCGGGGGAGACGTTCAGCATCGAGGGCGCCCCGGCCGGCGACTACATCGTCCAGGTGGTCGCCTACTCGGCGGGCACGCAGGAGCCGGTGCCCTACTCGCTGCGGGCCTACGACGTGGGCGGTGTCGCCAACGAGGGGTCGCTCACCGTGACCCCGAACCCGGTGCCGGTGAGCACCGGGGCGGACACCTCGTTCGAGACGTCCTGGTCCGGTCTCCAGCCCGACGCCCACTACCTCGGCATCCTCGGGTACGACGGAGCGCCGAACTCGACGTACCTCTACGTCGACACCGGGGCGGAGTGATCACGGCGCGGTAGGCGCGGAGCCACGGCCGGTCGGTCCCACTCCGGGACCGGCCGGCCGTCGTCGTCCCCGGACCGCCCGACCCGCCCGGTCCGGGCTCCGGGTCACCTCCCGGCGACGGCGTACTCCAGGGTGGTGCCGATCCGCTGCCACAGCGCGGGTCCGGGCGTCAGGTCGGGGCTGATCCGCCTCTTCAGCACCTTGTTGGTGGGGGTCCGTGGCAGCTCCTCGACCAGCCGCAGGTAGCGCGGCACCCACTTGGTGCCGAGGTCGGTCTGGGCGGCGAGGAACGCGGAGAAGGCGTCGATCTCGAAGGTCCGCCCGCCGGCCACCTCGGCCACGGCCAGCACCTGGTCGCCGACCGCGTCGTCGGGCACGGCGACCACGGCGACCGCGGAGAAGGCGTCGTGGCGCACCAGCAGCCGCTCGATCGGTGCGGTGGCCAGGTTCTCCCCGTCGACCCGCAGCCAGTCACCGGAGCGACCGGCGAAGTAGAAGAACCCCTGGTCGTCGCGGTAGGCCAGGTCGCCGCTCCAGCTCCAGCCGTGGCGCAGCCGCCGCTCCCCGGCCTCGGGGTTGTTCCAGTAGCCCTCGAAGAGCGCGGCGCCGTCGCGGTTCACGATCTCGCCCACCGCCTCCTCGCCGTTGAGCAGGCGACCCCGGGCGTCGAAGACCGCGGGCGGGCACTCCGCCAGCGTCTCCGGGTCGAGCACCACCGTGCCGGCGGCGGCGACACCGAGCGAGCCGCGCGGGGTCTGCGGGGTGCGGATGATCTGGATCTCGCCCTCGCTGGAGCCGAAGGAGTCGATGACCCGGCAGTCGAAGCGCTCGGCGAACGCCGCGATGTCCCCGTCGGAGGCCTCGTTGCCGAAGGCGATCCGCAGCGTGTTGTCGGCGTCGTCGGGCCGGGCCGGGGTGGCCAGCACGTAGTTCAGGGGCTTGCCGACGTAGTTGAAGAAGGTCACTCCGTAGCGGCGCACGTCGGGCAGCCAGCCGGAGGCGGAGAA from Nocardioides sambongensis includes:
- a CDS encoding AMP-binding protein, coding for MTDPTFAALLAARSDDDATALWFEERCWTWREVVAEARQRAGLLGELRVPGPWHVGLALENTAEHLFWWFACTLAGATGVGINPTRRGADLARDIAFTDCQALVVDESRQALLDGLSTPVPAERVLHVDTASYRERLAGADPGGSGEVAPEAVFSLVFTSGTTAAPKAVICTQRRMGRIAVQQAQRRELTSADVFYVVMPMFHSNALMAGVAPAVAVGGTIVLRRRFSASGWLPDVRRYGVTFFNYVGKPLNYVLATPARPDDADNTLRIAFGNEASDGDIAAFAERFDCRVIDSFGSSEGEIQIIRTPQTPRGSLGVAAAGTVVLDPETLAECPPAVFDARGRLLNGEEAVGEIVNRDGAALFEGYWNNPEAGERRLRHGWSWSGDLAYRDDQGFFYFAGRSGDWLRVDGENLATAPIERLLVRHDAFSAVAVVAVPDDAVGDQVLAVAEVAGGRTFEIDAFSAFLAAQTDLGTKWVPRYLRLVEELPRTPTNKVLKRRISPDLTPGPALWQRIGTTLEYAVAGR
- a CDS encoding SDR family NAD(P)-dependent oxidoreductase, giving the protein MSSTSTAPSAPRVLVTGAARGLGAALAAAWEERGAVVLRTDRDDAAVGQGVHRLDVTSEADWSAVRDHVESTWGGLDVLVNNAGVAGGGRLDVATIAEWQRLVEINLLGAVRGTATFTPLLKRQRSGRIVNVASLAGLVHPAGMAAYNATKAAVVALTETTGHELAGYGVTAHVVCPSYFRTGLMDGAEGTDTALTGVVTQLVENARLGPDEIASAVLAGLDAGDELILPDPDARAAYGLKRSDRAGYDRTMRAQAAKLAALTHHEETR
- a CDS encoding S8 family peptidase, translated to MRFSESGVAGLRHGDRSRRTRVLPALAASVAGVVGLSMLGAPALAEPDGAATAGPGADDGGLSGTADDFQEFKAGRYLVMMSAPPATGYAKTRVRGDRSFNSRTAAVRAYSNRLTASHDDLADDLGFDVERNFTIAANGFVADLTADQATELAGEREVLLVEKDSIVEADTWNTPDHLGLDGKQGMWKKFGGYKNAGDGVVVGIIDSGIWPESKSFAGAPLTKGQRTKWDIARVGSKVRMEKADGQLFTGECEAGEEFTADLCNRKLITARYFVDGYGEDRLLDEDYLSPRDGNGHGSHTASTAAGNHGVGARVEGVRFGRISGMAPAAKIASYKALWATEDGSASGATSDLVSAIDQAVADGVDVINYSISGSTDTTLESAELAFEGAAEAGIFVAASAGNSGPEASTVAHNSPWLTTVAANTHTSFENTLQLGNGTKIVGASIAKEALGSTPLVDAMTVGNGSTTDADTALCAPDSLDPAAVAGKIVVCERGTYDRVAKSEEVERAGGVGMVLANVSEGSLDADFHAVPTIHVSHTDSPKVYNYLERAGDGATAKFLLGNKTGKTTVVPQIAGFSSRGPAASDNGDLLKPDISAPGVSVLAAVAPPSNSGRNFDLYSGTSMSAPHVAGLAAFMLGERPTWSPMKIKSAMMTTATSLRTEDGKASRDLFAQGSGEVTPKRMFNPGLFVLSDGRQWRGYLAGLGLDTGVAPVAAKDVNVPSLAQGYVMSETSFTRTFTATRKGTWRIKVNVPGFKATTSKSQVVSRRTNDLEQVKFSFQRTTAPLSEYAFGYITLTGPTTVRLPVALRPVSVKAPSSVQGSGVDGNAQVDITGGFDGELQASTQGLVQGQVDEGTVPEGAYTLACVTIGEGNELAQFDLVAPDPASDLDMAIYASGSCNPADITALAGEAATPSSGETFSIEGAPAGDYIVQVVAYSAGTQEPVPYSLRAYDVGGVANEGSLTVTPNPVPVSTGADTSFETSWSGLQPDAHYLGILGYDGAPNSTYLYVDTGAE
- a CDS encoding CoA-acylating methylmalonate-semialdehyde dehydrogenase, giving the protein MSDTAVPVLDHWIGGTTTAGTSDRTSPVYDPALGEVSKHVRLGSAADVDAAVAAASKAFTSWGRSSIAKRQQVMFAFRELLNARKDELAEILTAEHGKVLADAAGEIARGLEVVEFACSMPHLTKGGYSLGVSTDVDVFSLKEPLGVVGVISPFNFPAMVPMWFFPIAIATGNTVVLKPSEKDPSAANWMAALLTEAGLPDGVLNVVHGDKEAVDALLEHPEVASISFVGSTPIARYVYEHGTAHGKRVQALGGAKNHMLVLPDADLDLVADAAVNAGFGSAGERCMAISVLVAVDPIGDELIDKIRSRMGGLVTGDGRRGCDMGPLITREHRDKVAGYLDVATTDGAAVVVDGREATFDGADDGFWLGPTLIDHVPTTSTVYTDEIFGPVLSVVRVSSYDEGVALVNGTPYGNGTAIFTNDGGAARRFMLDAEIGMVGINVPIPVPVAYHSFGGWKASLFGDAKAYGPHGVDFFTREKAVTSRWLDPSHGGINLGFPQNT
- a CDS encoding histidine phosphatase family protein; this encodes MGVLHLVRHGQASFGSDDYDVLSDAGHQQARVLGAWLAAHGPAPATVVHGGLRRHRETWAGTLEGAGWAGVPDALVASDWDEFDFQAVLARYSGLTDDLLADDVDRREFQAYFERATGHWIGHTEEGEAGYDESFSAFVERSRRALRAAARLDGPVVAVTSGGVIAALAAVLLSSGDPEAAPDLPTVGTLWERLNTVVVNTSVTRVLLGATGARLLTFNEHPHLPRELRTYR
- a CDS encoding phosphotransferase family protein, with the protein product MNDTAREESRPVRDEDAFDVPALAAWLDRGPIDEVRQFPGGASNLTYLLRMADGQELILRRPPTGTKAKGAHDMGREYRLQAGLAPYFDKVAPMVAYADDAQSPLGAELYVMERVAGVIPRKEFGFEVSTRQASDLCRAYLDTLVDLHALDVAEVPVLTELAKGEGYVERQMTGWVRRFEAARTDDTGDWSDVIGWLRAHQPADVAQCLVHNDYRFDNMVLDADDPTRIVALLDWELATVGDPLMELGNCLTYWVQPDDDDFLLALRRQPTTTPGMWTRDQLVGYYLERTGYDPSPEALVFYEVFGQFRLAVIAQQIYYRYFHGQTTNEAHAGFGAAVGYLEARSRRTLGGA